Below is a genomic region from Epinephelus moara isolate mb chromosome 9, YSFRI_EMoa_1.0, whole genome shotgun sequence.
CAAAATGAATactgtgttttgtttagtgCTGTAGGCAATCTTCACTTAAATTGCTTCTGGCAACTTTTGAAGAGCATTGCCATCATTTTTGACATGTTACAGATCACATGGTTAACCTAAAAAACTTCtcaattaatcatttggtcCATACGACATCAGGACAAAAAATAAGAAAGCCAACTGCAATATCTTACAGCAAAAAAGCCCTTAGTCAATGTCATGTTCTGTccccaaaccccaaaatattcaatttatTATCATGTAAGACCAAGAAAAGCTGTGAATTCTCAcattacaggactgtaaaccaTCAAATGTTTGGTATTTCTACTTAAAAAACTACTTTAATGAGTAGTCAATTATCGAATAGTtacaaaataattttctttcaaaaccCCAATCaactggggcgtcggtagcttagtggatagtgctggtgccccatgtatagaggcgatgcctcgctgcagcggtcgcgagttcgactccggcttgcaaccctttgctgcatgtcgtccccccactctctctgtctccccatttcacactgtcctgtacattaaaggcaaaaagcccaaaaaataatctttaaaaaaaaaaaaaatcaaaaaaaaaaaatcaattaattgacCAATCACTGCAGCTCTATTACCATTTTCGACATGTGGTTTATCTGCTGTTAAGCCATAATGAAAACAGCCCAAAACTCAAAGACAGTCATTTGAATATCATAGAAGACTAagaaaaccagcaaatattaACATTTGAGTAGCTGGAAGCAGGGAAGTCTGGGCATTTTACCtgaaaaattatttaaacatttaatcagTTACGAAAATAGTCGCATGACTTATCTTTTCAGCTGTACAGAAAATGCTAATCAGTTTCTGCCCTAGTGCTCATGTTCAGTACACCTGATCTGATGAGGTACATAGAGAGGGAAACACCATTGCAGGCTTGCTGAGGGAGGCAGGCACTTTAAGGGCTAAAGAGCACATGATCAAATGCATGCTTTCACCATGACAAGACACTGTTAACACAAGGGTGTCCATGGGTAATGCCTAAATCAAGCGAACAGCATGATAAGGGCATGACAGTGAAAAAATGTATGTTCTGCTTTCATTTACTTCCCTGTTTTGGAGAGCAGAGTCACTCAAATAACTCTTTTAATATCATATTTGAAATGTCTGACGAACTATTCCCTGAATTCCTACACCTCAGTttgaattattaatataatatgtGGTTTGATATAGACAGTCCATTGTGAAAAATCACTTTCACTTCAGTCTGcattaaacaaaaacatatgtaCAACAGTTTAGTATATCTAAAAAAAAGGGGTGAACGTTCCCTTTAAAGTTCCTTTGTGGGAAGGGTGTAAAGACAGGtgaaaaaattaaacacattatGCAAATATGACTTAAATAAAACACTATCCATCCAACGTGCTACAGTCTAAATCAGAAATAACACCTGCTGCATCACAAGGAAGGCTAACACAAGACatcaagctagcagctaacacaaCACTGCCTGTTACCTTTACATGTCAAGTCACAAAGTGTACCAATATTAAGTGACAGACTGTACCTAAAGCCTACCAACAAGTGAACTAACGTTGTCCTAACAGCTgctattactattatttaaCTCACGAGGCTTTATCTCAGCTGCTTAGCTCAAAACAACCAGTGTCTCGATTTGCCTAGCCGAGTAACGCTGTTATTAATGTGAAATAATGCagaagctaatgctaatgtggCTAACGTAGCTAGCTAGCATAACGTTACCTGAAATGGGCTGCCGATCTCCGGGTCCGCGAACGGGTTGCTGTCGAAATCTGACATTTTCCCAAGAGGGTAGCTTAAGTCGTCTTTAAACCAACAATTATATACGTATAAGTTAGAGCTGGCTTCTTCTAAAAAACCGTGTCGTGTTGAGGTAGACGCAAGAGATGAAACACGGTCGGAGGTGAAGTCAAGTGTTGACTGTGTCCAGAGATACTATCGCAGTGGAGGATTGGTCACCAGCAGCGGATCACATGCGATGCAAACGAGACGCCAGGCGGAAGTAAAGAAACgtcatgtgttttatttagttttattttgcgTGAAACGTCACGTCCTACATTACCAGAGACTAGAAGAAGACAgtatttcacttttttatttcactatatattcacaaacatgttttagaTTAATGTACCCAActttctaataaataataaaatgttgaaataaatatgtgtgatGTGATGTAATGCTATATTTTAGTCGAAATGAGATTGAAAATAGCATGTATATGTaccagtttttttaaattattttggtaAAATTTCATATTCACAAGAAAAACGATCAGGAACTGAGCTGACTTTCCTGCACTTCATTTATGAATTTCAACAATAGTAGTAGCAAGACATCTGAGTTATTAAATGATTATGAAATAATGCATATAACACataaaatgtatataataacacttattttagttttgtctACATATTTTGTTCTTGTTTATTGTTATCTGTGTATCTGTATATGAACTTGTGTACACTAAGCTTCAACCAAATCAATTAGTTGTCAGCTATTAAATCACCAACTAATTTCATAATCGATTAATAATTTGAGAcattttttaagacaaaaaaaattgaattctCTGATACTTGCTTCctaaatgttaatattttctgaTTTCTCTACTCCTCTATTACAGTAAACTGGATATCTTTGTGTTGTggacaagacatttgaggatttcatcaacatttttttttattaccatttcctgacattttatatacTAAACAACTAAATgtttaattaagaaaataattgacaatgaaaataattgttagttgcagccccacACTAAAGAAAGTAGAGAAAAAATACCAGTGTATAAAGATACTCAGTTACAagcaaaagtcctgcattaaaaatgtactgtatatgtagtCAAGTACCATACAAATCTGAGTTACTTGTACTTACTTAGTTAATTTCATGTTCTTTTATACTGCTCCTTAACAAAAATTGAgaaggaaatattgtactttttactccactggaTTTGATCATTTTAGTTACCAGTTACTTTGGAGCTTGAGGTCAGTAATGTTAAGATATGATAATACTTTATAGAACCCTAAAAGTAAATTCACAAGCCCCAAATCTATAAGCACCCCTGCAGGCTGTGCGTTTAGATGGTTATGATGAAGAAATAAGCTCTCCATATGTTAAATTATTTGTCGAAAATGGTCTGAAATAAGAGCCTGTGTTTACCTTGATGTACTTTACTTCCTTACATGCATTAAGCTATGTGTGTTAAATTTCATCCTAACCCTAACATGAGCTgaatttttttcctgttgtcaTGCATATTTGTAATAAAGGGAATCTGTCATTGATGGTTGGCAGAATATGTCTCAATTGAAAGGGAAATACTGACctgaataaaaactaaaactaacaaTTGTACCTTGTCTCATGTAGAGTCAGTCTGTGTGCGAGGAAGTattaatgtattaaaaataaagtctTGTTTTTGCAATATGCTTCaaagaaacaacataaaacacaatcaACTACTAAAATGTTCACATACCATTGATCACAAGCTTATAAAGCAATGAAGGCGCAATAGAAACGTTTATTGGTAGATTCTTATATGTGTTCAAATTTCATAAATACTTAAATCTTTAACATGATCCCTGTAAAATGTGATGGCTTTGCACCATTTGAATCCAGCTGTGAGTGATCAGAGCGCACAGGCCCGGGCTTTCCTTTCCACTTCACTGCAGTACTTTTCAGAGAGCCCCGTAGCCCTGCACATTAACAAACACATGTCAGCTTTATTCAGTTAAAGACAGTCATTTCAAAATATCAGCCACAAGAAAGAGCCATTAACCTTCCAGTACTTACCTGAGCTCCTTCAGCTTCTTCTCTTTGATCTCATCGAGGCGAACACGTCGCTGCCGGGCTTCCTCGATCAAGCGATCGGCCTCCTTGAAGATCTCTCTGCGCTTAGCTATGGCTGACAGCTCACGTTCCTTCACTTGATTTCGGATGGCCTCTGCATGACGGAGTGCTTTCTGAcgctgcttctcctcctcctccttttgttTGATGCTTGCTTCCTGTTGCACCCTGtgtggagaaagaaagaagtggTGGTGAAAactaatattaataaaatggtACAGCtgaatgtttaaaataatatgcaatgaataaatgaaaacaaatattaaaggtGCATTTCTACTACACTGACTCAACCATCCTACTGTAGTATAGCTCGGATCTTTTGGAGTGGGATTGTATGGggtatttatccatagtcagGGTATTTCATACAGTAGATATCACTCAGCACACCCCCAGTCTGGGGAAGCAGGCTGGATTCTGACACAAgagctgtggaggggtcagctgcaaaacctattttagctacctaaaaaggcccacctaaaacgatcaatatcagtttaaatttATGCTCTCAATATAGCGTAGACTTAAACCGTTAAAGATTTTTTGGGTGGAACTTTTTTCTGtggctaaaaaatgttttgctgctgcccccacccacagcagtacattgcttagctacTGTGTAGGCACTCCTGCCGCTTCTCCAAACACAATTTCAGGATGtgaaaataagtttaaaaacaataaaattaagTTCCTTACTTCACCACCCTCTCAAACTCTGCCTTCTCCCGGCCAGCCTCGATCGACAGGAAGTGCTCTTTGCAATGAACCTGCTGTGAGCGAGCTGCCCTCAGCATCGCTTCCTCCTGAGCTTTCTTTGCAGCgagctctctctcttttctcctccactCTCTATCTGCGATCTCTTGGTTCCTCCGAGCACGGAGTTCATCCTTCCAaatgcagagacacaaaatttgGACACGCTGAATGCTTTAATTCCCATCTGAATCTGAATGGCATTTAAGTGCTTTCAAAAAGTGATTAGAGTATTTTAATCTGTTATAGGATTCAATTCAGCAGCTACCCCCTTTATGGAGATGGTCAGCTGGTAGTTTTTTCCTGACCTGCTCTGCCTTGTAGTCTTTTGCTTTCTCTTGCCGGGCCCTCAGCCTGGCAATCTCTAACTCCTTCTCCTTCTTGATTCGTCTCTGCTCTGCTTCATATTCTGCCTCCCGCTCCTGCACAGGTCATGAAATGtcaatacatgaaaaaaaaaaaaaacactatgaaGACATTTGCTTTTCTTCTGACCATTTTGTTTCTTATGTATTCCATGTCTCTCATGTCAGTCAGCTTCTCCTCCTCGCTCCTCTGCTCCTTGGCCCGCATGGTCTCAGAATTGATACGCATGATCTCTTCCTGCAgatgctgctgctcctccctcttcttctccagagcctggAAGAAGACAACCAGTCAGAAAAGAAACTCCAGTGTAGGTGAACCATGCATGTGGTTGCACACCCCCCTGAGCATGTGCTGTTTATGACTCTGGAAATGTTCTAATTTCTAGTGCTTATGTTTATTGTTGTCTTTGCACGGGCTGTGTCTGCACCCTCAGGTCCTCCAGGTTCATTTTTTCCTGCTTGTCTCGTATCTGCTGTTTCTCCTGCTCTTTCATCTCTTCTTGCACTTGCTTCTCCTCCAGACGTTGCTGGATCTGGTCGTAAATTTTTTGCATTCCGCTGGAAAATGACACGAGCATAAGATAAACAATAATAACTACATTACTACTGCCTTTACATTTGATAAGATATGGATCTCATTAGAAAGATGTGGGTGGTTTGAGTGgctgaagaaaacattttttcgTCCCCACAGTGTCatataaaagtttttttttttttatccatgtGCAAATCAATCCATGAATAATTAAGTATGTATTTCCCAGTAAGAGCTATCTTTACCTGATCCTCTGCTGTTTGTGCCGCTCATCTATCTGCTCCATAGTCTCCAAGGCCTTGCGGCGCTCCACTTCCATCATGGCATCCAGAcgcttctcctcctctgacatcTCTGACTGGATCTGTGTCTTCTCATGGATCTGGGCATCACGTGTGGCTTGACACTGAGCACCGAGAATCAGCTGAGGGGATCACACAcgcatccacacacacaaagaagtaTTGATGACATTCAGAAAAAATCAGAACTGCTGATGACTGATGGCTTCACTTTCAGTCACATTTTTAAACTTGCACGGTCCACATGTCTACAGCTGCTTCCTACCTTGTTAAGCTTTTGGATCTCATCCTCTTGCTCCATCCTTAAGGCATTGGCCCGCTCCACCAGGTGCTGCGCACGGTCCCGGGCCTCTAGCTCCAGTTCAGTCAGTGCCTTGTTCTCCTTACGGGACAGGTCTGCCTCATAGATTCGACGCTTCCTTTCGTCTGCAGCTTGCTAGATGAGAGGAATTTTATAAAAAAGACTGGAGGGCTTATTGTCTTATTGTAAATCTGCAAGTTAAAGGATAATTttgattggatttttttttatgtttcttacaagttcctcttctttctgtctctgataAGCCTCCCTCAGGGTCTCCCTCTCCACCTTGGCTAGCACCTGGGATGCTGAGGTGATCCGCTCAAACTCAGTTGTTGGCAGAATGATCGACTCTCCTGAAGGATCCCTAAATGGGATCCTGGCATAATGACGGCGGTGGTTTGTTATATGTGCTTATTGGGTTTCAGTACTACAAAATTGCTGGTATGTGAACACTTTTACAATATCTCAATGATTTACAATAGCTCATAGAGATTGAttataaattaatataaataaattacttcCTCGGCATTGAACCCATTTTCAAATGTGCTATGTATCATTTTTAAGTAAAATCTAACTACTTAAATTTCCATCTATGAAAATATGCATTATGCCTTTTATTCCGGTGCCAGTTTTATACCCCAACAGGCAAATTGACAGACAATCTTTGGAGTTTATTAGCCTACCTGAGGTTGCGTATAAGGTCTTTGGTGACAATTTGAACAGTCTCTCCTTCTTGGTTCCTCTGGGATTGATTCTTGGCCTTGGAGGCTGAGTTTCCACGTTTGTCGAACTGGGATATCTAGACAGAGTTAGACATTACACAAACCCAGTCATAATTTGTGATCTCTCCAACCTTGCAACACATTACACTCAGCAGCAGATGTTTAAAACTATCATTAGCCAGGTACATTGTGATGCTATCACACTACAGCCATAAACTGATGATTCTGGGCTCACAGCAACATTAGTGATACCATTATCTAAACAAACACACTTAGCTGAAATTTCATTGTATTAGGTTGGCTACAGTATGCATTTACACCAACGCCTACTCACCGGTGTTGTATTCCCAAACAGGGTCTCATCCACCTGAGAGGTGGGG
It encodes:
- the cfap45 gene encoding cilia- and flagella-associated protein 45, with amino-acid sequence MRRGSGSTNSRSNSDTRRYRKRAPTSQVDETLFGNTTPISQFDKRGNSASKAKNQSQRNQEGETVQIVTKDLIRNLRIPFRDPSGESIILPTTEFERITSASQVLAKVERETLREAYQRQKEEELQAADERKRRIYEADLSRKENKALTELELEARDRAQHLVERANALRMEQEDEIQKLNKLILGAQCQATRDAQIHEKTQIQSEMSEEEKRLDAMMEVERRKALETMEQIDERHKQQRISGMQKIYDQIQQRLEEKQVQEEMKEQEKQQIRDKQEKMNLEDLRALEKKREEQQHLQEEIMRINSETMRAKEQRSEEEKLTDMRDMEYIRNKMEREAEYEAEQRRIKKEKELEIARLRARQEKAKDYKAEQDELRARRNQEIADREWRRKERELAAKKAQEEAMLRAARSQQVHCKEHFLSIEAGREKAEFERVVKVQQEASIKQKEEEEKQRQKALRHAEAIRNQVKERELSAIAKRREIFKEADRLIEEARQRRVRLDEIKEKKLKELRATGLSEKYCSEVERKARACAL